In Lactococcus paracarnosus, a genomic segment contains:
- a CDS encoding anti sigma factor C-terminal domain-containing protein has translation MIVNFDNVIKREKRKQRLVTSGILLVAVVLILGVGVTAVKQRMASQYRAAQKVAMITDMIESPNVTSTSHYLAESGLFNRRLKSDRFKNIDGYLVKTAPLEINFSLFSVGYGGGTQLPITVPISKTKTIGAFNRENGEKLPLFFNPKHEAIKKSNEADITHESRTLADLQKHVAEVAISFKEPMTYAEIQNKIPDNLLINWYWLGMASNKLSVTDTIGKVIGINANEIGQLTDTPGKSGRPTDWTSHNYPDFVAAVQAAAATRKFNSSGIDIYQDALQQIKTYPTLKQAKFSGIIVSGRTENLVQLDSQAYIYATNVGLDAEILPYIAPTK, from the coding sequence ATGATAGTAAATTTCGATAACGTCATCAAGCGAGAAAAGCGAAAGCAGAGACTGGTTACAAGTGGTATTTTGCTAGTCGCTGTGGTCCTGATATTAGGCGTAGGGGTTACGGCGGTAAAGCAACGGATGGCAAGTCAATATCGTGCTGCACAAAAGGTGGCAATGATTACGGATATGATTGAATCACCCAATGTGACGTCAACTTCTCATTATTTGGCGGAGTCAGGCCTTTTCAACAGGCGATTAAAAAGCGACCGCTTTAAAAATATAGATGGCTATCTGGTTAAGACAGCCCCTCTAGAAATTAATTTTAGCCTATTCAGTGTCGGTTATGGTGGCGGGACACAACTCCCAATTACTGTACCGATTTCAAAGACAAAAACAATTGGTGCCTTTAACCGAGAAAACGGTGAGAAACTTCCGCTATTTTTCAATCCAAAGCATGAGGCAATCAAGAAGTCAAATGAAGCTGATATAACACATGAGTCCCGGACCTTAGCAGACTTGCAAAAACATGTGGCAGAGGTTGCCATATCCTTCAAGGAACCGATGACCTATGCTGAGATACAGAATAAAATTCCGGATAATCTACTGATTAATTGGTATTGGCTGGGGATGGCAAGCAACAAACTATCTGTGACCGACACGATAGGTAAAGTGATTGGTATCAATGCAAATGAAATAGGTCAATTAACCGATACTCCAGGAAAATCGGGTCGACCGACTGACTGGACCAGTCATAACTATCCAGATTTTGTTGCTGCTGTACAAGCAGCAGCGGCTACACGAAAATTTAACAGTAGCGGTATTGATATCTATCAAGATGCGCTACAACAGATTAAAACTTATCCGACTTTAAAGCAGGCAAAATTTTCTGGTATCATCGTCAGTGGTCGAACAGAGAATCTAGTACAGTTAGATAGTCAAGCCTATATTTATGCGACAAACGTTGGTCTTGATGCTGAAATTTTACCTTATATAGCACCAACAAAATAA
- the clpB gene encoding ATP-dependent chaperone ClpB has product MQIEKMTTTLQEALAEAQKIAQVRQHQSIEIAHLWKVLIQPGQFARDFYQELGLDLSAFETIIDQELDKISVITGSNIAYGQNLSQNLFNLFSQSEQIATGFKDEFLSTETVLLGLYSQRHNPLTQYLKSQGITEKMVKEKITSMRGGSSVTSQNQEAQYDALKKYGEDLVAKVRTGKMDPVIGRDEEVRDVVRILSRKTKNNPILIGEPGVGKTAIIEGLAQRIVKKDVPTNLQDKTIFSLDMGALIAGAKFRGEFEERLKSVLNEVKKSDGQIILFIDEIHTIVGAGKTEGSMDAGNLLKPMLARGELHLIGATTLDEYRQNFEKDKALERRFQKVLVKEPTVEDTISILRGLKDRFEVHHGVKIHDNALIAAATLSNRYITDRFLPDKAIDLVDEASATIRVEMNSSPTELDQITRKLMQLEIEEEALKKETDDGSKKRLLLLQEDLANTRERANSLKMRWETEKEAVEGIHVKRAELEQARIDLETAENDYNLEQAAILRHGTIPKLEKEVVALETAQAADTSNHLVQESVTAQEIAEVIGRLTGIPVTKLVEGEKEKLLHLADTLHQRVVGQDEAVDAVADAIIRSRAGLQDPNQPLGSFLFLGPTGVGKTELAKSLAEELFDSESHMVRIDMSEYMEKHSISRLVGAPPGYVGYDEGGQLTEAVRRNPYTIVLLDEIEKAHPDVFNILLQVLDDGRLTDSKGVVVDFKNTVLIMTSNIGSRTMLDGITDDGVLENTTKEAVMDELRQHFKPEFLNRIDDTILFTPLTLAVVKQIIDKIVHQLSERLAQQDIKLELTQDAIDWIAKNAYEPEYGARPIKRFMTKHLETPLAKALVGGQVTPNTVVLVGMKDDTLIFDTK; this is encoded by the coding sequence ATGCAAATAGAAAAAATGACAACAACGCTACAAGAAGCCTTGGCTGAAGCACAAAAAATAGCTCAGGTTCGACAACATCAATCAATCGAAATCGCCCATCTCTGGAAAGTCTTAATTCAACCAGGCCAGTTTGCGCGTGATTTTTATCAGGAATTAGGTCTCGATCTATCTGCTTTCGAAACGATTATCGATCAGGAACTAGACAAAATATCAGTCATAACAGGTAGTAACATCGCTTATGGTCAAAACCTGAGTCAAAACTTGTTCAATCTGTTTAGTCAGTCAGAACAAATCGCGACAGGATTCAAGGATGAGTTTCTTTCAACTGAAACAGTCTTATTAGGCCTATATTCACAGCGACATAACCCATTAACTCAGTATCTCAAGTCACAAGGGATCACTGAAAAAATGGTCAAGGAAAAAATAACAAGCATGAGAGGAGGTAGTTCGGTGACAAGCCAAAATCAGGAAGCGCAGTATGATGCCTTAAAAAAATATGGTGAGGATTTGGTCGCAAAAGTCCGGACTGGTAAGATGGATCCAGTTATCGGTCGTGATGAAGAGGTTCGTGATGTGGTTCGTATCCTATCTCGTAAGACGAAAAATAATCCGATCCTTATCGGTGAACCGGGTGTTGGTAAAACAGCCATCATAGAAGGACTCGCACAACGGATCGTTAAGAAAGATGTGCCGACAAACTTGCAAGATAAAACGATTTTTAGCTTGGACATGGGTGCTCTGATCGCTGGAGCTAAATTCCGTGGTGAATTTGAAGAGCGGTTGAAATCTGTTTTGAATGAGGTCAAAAAGTCGGATGGACAAATCATCCTCTTTATAGATGAGATTCATACCATCGTTGGTGCGGGTAAAACAGAAGGGTCTATGGATGCGGGGAATCTCCTTAAGCCAATGCTGGCAAGGGGTGAGTTACATCTGATTGGTGCGACAACCCTAGATGAATACCGTCAAAACTTTGAAAAAGATAAGGCCTTGGAACGGCGTTTCCAAAAAGTGTTGGTGAAAGAACCGACGGTAGAAGATACAATTTCGATCCTTCGTGGGCTAAAGGATCGTTTTGAAGTCCATCATGGCGTGAAAATTCACGATAACGCCTTGATTGCAGCTGCAACCCTATCTAATCGTTATATTACAGATCGTTTCTTACCCGATAAAGCCATCGATTTAGTAGATGAGGCCAGTGCAACGATTCGTGTTGAGATGAATTCATCGCCAACAGAGTTAGACCAAATCACGCGTAAACTGATGCAACTTGAAATTGAAGAGGAAGCTCTTAAAAAGGAAACAGACGATGGGTCTAAAAAACGCCTTCTCTTGCTACAAGAAGACCTTGCCAATACCCGAGAAAGGGCAAATAGTCTGAAGATGCGTTGGGAAACCGAGAAAGAAGCAGTTGAAGGGATTCATGTTAAACGCGCCGAATTAGAACAAGCTCGGATTGATCTAGAGACAGCAGAAAATGACTATAACTTAGAGCAAGCGGCGATTTTACGACATGGGACGATTCCTAAACTTGAGAAGGAAGTGGTGGCATTAGAAACAGCTCAAGCTGCAGATACGAGCAATCATCTCGTGCAGGAGTCTGTTACAGCTCAAGAAATCGCGGAAGTGATTGGTCGTTTGACAGGCATTCCAGTGACCAAGCTTGTTGAAGGTGAAAAAGAGAAACTCTTGCATCTAGCTGATACGCTGCATCAACGGGTCGTCGGACAAGATGAAGCAGTTGATGCAGTAGCTGATGCCATTATCCGTAGTCGTGCAGGCTTACAAGACCCAAATCAACCACTTGGCAGTTTTCTATTCCTGGGACCAACAGGTGTTGGTAAAACAGAACTAGCAAAAAGTCTTGCTGAAGAATTGTTTGACTCGGAAAGTCATATGGTTCGTATCGATATGAGTGAGTACATGGAAAAACACAGCATCTCACGGTTGGTCGGTGCGCCTCCAGGCTATGTCGGCTATGATGAAGGCGGACAGTTGACGGAGGCAGTGCGTCGGAATCCTTATACGATTGTTCTGCTGGACGAAATCGAAAAAGCCCATCCGGATGTTTTTAATATCCTCCTGCAAGTCTTGGATGATGGTCGCTTGACGGACTCAAAAGGTGTCGTGGTTGACTTTAAAAACACAGTATTGATTATGACGTCAAATATCGGATCACGAACCATGCTAGATGGGATTACAGATGATGGTGTGCTAGAAAATACGACCAAAGAAGCTGTCATGGATGAGCTAAGACAACACTTCAAACCTGAGTTTTTAAATCGGATTGACGATACGATTCTCTTTACGCCACTGACACTCGCTGTGGTCAAACAAATCATTGATAAGATTGTCCATCAGTTATCTGAGCGTTTGGCACAACAAGATATCAAGCTTGAACTCACCCAAGATGCGATCGACTGGATTGCTAAAAATGCTTATGAGCCTGAGTATGGGGCAAGACCCATCAAACGCTTCATGACCAAGCATTTGGAAACACCACTCGCAAAAGCATTAGTAGGTGGTCAAGTTACACCAAATACAGTCGTTCTTGTTGGTATGAAGGATGACACGCTCATATTTGATACAAAATAA
- a CDS encoding GntR family transcriptional regulator: MNFDESNHLPLFEQVAEQIEAAILSGAFPELSQIPSTTEISKQFQINPATVLKGMNLLVDKQIIEKKRGIGVFVKQGAKQIIQEEKRTYFFTQEISQLVVEAKRLDISLAELIEQIESGYQA, from the coding sequence ATGAATTTTGATGAGTCCAATCATCTGCCCTTATTTGAGCAGGTGGCCGAACAGATAGAGGCTGCTATTCTAAGTGGTGCATTTCCAGAGTTAAGTCAGATTCCATCCACGACTGAAATCTCTAAGCAGTTTCAAATTAATCCGGCGACTGTCCTGAAGGGCATGAACCTATTAGTAGATAAGCAGATTATTGAGAAAAAAAGAGGGATAGGTGTTTTTGTGAAACAAGGTGCTAAACAAATCATTCAGGAAGAAAAAAGAACGTATTTCTTTACTCAAGAAATTAGTCAGCTGGTGGTAGAAGCCAAACGGTTAGATATTTCTCTAGCGGAGTTAATCGAGCAAATAGAAAGTGGGTATCAAGCATGA
- a CDS encoding ATP-binding cassette domain-containing protein, translating to MSLTVANIQKSYRKQAVLKDVSIDFKEETIYGLLGRNGAGKSTLLNIISARIFADSGSVTLAGEQLIGNEVLQNRIFLMSEDNLYPKSMKVNKIFKLTEAFYGGLDWELANHLTQAFNLNPKLAFKKLSTGYRSILKLIVALSVPADYIFLDEPILGLDASHRDLFYRTLIQTYSDRPRTIVISTHLIEEIANIIEEFIIVDNGQVIEQKSGEAIKQSGATISGSQALVASFTEGMDVIGQDGLGGLVSYYVRDYQAQVVPEGISVSPLNLQAYFVQVTQREGEA from the coding sequence ATGAGTTTAACAGTAGCAAACATCCAAAAGTCCTATCGCAAACAGGCTGTTTTAAAAGATGTCAGTATTGACTTTAAAGAGGAGACGATTTATGGGTTACTTGGTCGAAATGGTGCCGGTAAAAGTACTTTGCTAAACATCATTAGTGCCCGAATTTTTGCTGATTCAGGCAGTGTGACCTTAGCTGGTGAGCAGTTAATTGGCAATGAAGTCCTACAAAATCGCATTTTCTTAATGAGTGAAGATAATCTCTATCCAAAATCGATGAAGGTGAATAAAATCTTCAAGTTAACAGAAGCCTTCTACGGTGGATTAGACTGGGAACTAGCCAATCACTTAACGCAGGCTTTCAATCTCAATCCAAAATTAGCCTTTAAAAAATTATCAACAGGCTATAGAAGTATCTTAAAGTTAATCGTTGCACTCTCAGTACCAGCAGACTACATTTTCTTAGATGAACCAATCTTAGGACTGGATGCCAGCCATCGTGATTTATTTTACCGGACTTTAATTCAAACCTATAGTGATAGACCAAGAACAATCGTGATTTCGACGCATTTGATTGAAGAGATCGCAAATATTATCGAAGAATTTATTATTGTCGATAATGGTCAAGTCATCGAACAAAAATCTGGTGAAGCCATTAAGCAGTCTGGCGCGACAATTTCAGGCTCACAAGCCTTGGTCGCATCATTTACTGAAGGGATGGATGTGATCGGACAGGATGGTTTGGGCGGTTTAGTTAGCTATTACGTCCGTGATTATCAAGCGCAAGTTGTTCCGGAAGGTATCAGTGTATCGCCACTGAATTTACAAGCTTATTTCGTGCAAGTGACACAAAGAGAGGGAGAAGCATAA